From Sparus aurata chromosome 9, fSpaAur1.1, whole genome shotgun sequence, a single genomic window includes:
- the LOC115587671 gene encoding FERM and PDZ domain-containing protein 4-like isoform X5, producing MDVFSFVKMPKLSGHRTKSSGWPPPSGTWSASQGPPNGWDMGTSREGRDCYINHVSQSNSLEEVRLEGDKFVPPAPRKVEMRRDPVLGFGFVAGSEKPVVVRSVTPGGPSEGKLIPGDEIIMINDEPVSSAPRERVIDLVRYDNTLRSCKESILLTVVQPYPSPKSAFISAAKKAKLKTNPVKVRFAEEVIINGQVPETVKDNSLLFMPNVLKVYLENGQTKSFKFDSNTSIKDVILTLQEKLSIKSIEHFSLMLEQRAEGTASKLMLLHEQEMLTQVTQRPGSHKMKCFFRITFVPKDPVDLLRRDAVAFEYLYVQSCNDVVLERFGSELKYDTALHLAALQMYILTINTKQSQKVSLKYIEKEWGLALFLPPAVLSSMKEKNIKKALTHILKTNQNLVPPGKKLTALQAKVHYLKYLSDLRLYGGRVFKSTLISLSFPLQQGEKHTEVTLLVGPKYGISHVINTKTNLVALLADFSHVNRIEMYTEDENRVRVELHVLDVKPITLLMESVDAMNLACLTAGYYRLLVDSRRSIFNVAKNTDSLETSHAARVKQNYQAIECTYSTPNKGCEDRNNQRCSQDYSDQECEYLDHGRYEGQPVYVTEIHQAHSMHMAERVECCRIPCSQTYLNVPRTKPQDSSRSAKVSFIFGDPPLDSVNPQNLGYQRLMDEGPENLDNHSPMYRRLEEDYKMMDAIEDGDGYQYSTKIFGPTECIEEPLLHDICYAETTDDAEDEDDISCEEDMVMSDIDKPMLLSLSGSSDDIIDLTSLPPPPEGNDEEDSDVLLHSLNLAIAAPPPGFRDSSDEEEQQQGAGGRAPAARNDIPVSVIDSVPTHRAEGHGEPLNDAVVSTLQALEALAASEEQSPAQSESSTGVEISRAFSPESSDSGNETNSSEMTESSELATAQRHSENHLRMHVAMTEGYHAVNEDKTEVTATSDGGAAAMQYNPQEHQEEEAKSAVASSQIFHSDGGEMEPETMEIKSVSEYFTKMHIGSVMSRQRGKHGIQGDTCESSGRSHVMPHDSAKEEPPHLVGKYNAFTVRDSYYMNQLDLGRTHLKDRHQKWQQRVPGNKMAENLPPECVNDSQASHADRLTVKGEKQDSDEKSQHLNLRSPSKGSVSAEGDAASQDNQQQQIKIPPSEQDLARLYEYHVSKRMSSIQSEGVHSLQSSQCSSIDAGCSTGSSSCVTPMDSPLCATDNMHVLSESSLKGLSYVTAEERASGPIGQGKVGHPMDPTLLRKIHAATSAEPGFTITRDSSHRMPKIKETTACTQLKKVGEESSLALCTETTTTTMSPPSLRSSTEPAGLTQVSPEPDPHALAFPSSASSCDPTSGSLRKPRRVPLLRRSWSTIMPGSRSLEALIDKTKATLSGKSRGQNFQSQDPPKVQRIFSAKTLPKSFSQGSVASSSSDRKLLRGPSLLLSPAPKLDAGTWRCHGPFSDCFLRRKTNTDENREIPSHPLFSVSSVSFSRKGNMKAACKTGRSNTVMSDTSLKARLARVNSMKGKTYSLHTGFALARKDALEIASVLRSGVCHSCRGERQEVNEADMDGFSQLLFMQAKVLSSACSQMAAEYGSPEELLLTLTHSFHTLCCLTQACMSLVEGLSRESERRSVVAKVDEVVMNYVCLLKAAEVASGRSPSDQSVNALTHHSATMSAIINTLTHSLKTLLDK from the exons ATGGATGTGTTCAGCTTTGTGAAGATGCCAAAGCTGTCAGG CCACAGGACCAAATCCTCCGGCTGGCCGCCCCCGTCAGGGACCTGGAGCGCTTCGCAGGGACCCCCCAATGGCTGGGACATGGGCACCAGTAGAGAGGGGCGTGACTGCTACATCAA CCACGTCTCCCAGAGCAACTCCCTGGAGGAGGTCCGTCTGGAAGGGGACAAGTTTGTGCCACCAGCGCCCCGGAAGGTGGAGATGAGACGAGACCCAGTGCTTGGCTTTGGATTTGTGGCTGGCAGTGAGAAACCTGTGGTGGTCCGCTCAGTAACACCAG GGGGCCCATCAGAAGGCAAGCTGATCCCAGGGGACGAGATCATCATGATTAATGATGAGCCAGTCAGTTCAGCACCCAGGGAGAGGGTTATTGACCTTGTCAGGTATGACAACACACTAAG GAGCTGCAAGGAGTCCATATTGTTGACCGTTGTTCAGCCGTACCCA TCACCCAAATCGGCATTCATCAGCGCAGCCAAAAAGGCCAAGTTAAAGACTAACCCTGTTAAAGTGCGCTTCGCTGAGGAGGTCATCATCAATGGCCAGGTCCCC GAAACGGTGAAGGACAACTCTCTTCTTTTTATGCCAAATGTTCTGAAGGTGTACCTGGAGAATGGGCAGACTAAATCATTTAAATTCGACAGCAACACATCCATTAAG GATGTCATCTTGACCCTGCAAGAAAAGCTATCCATTAAGAGCATCGAGCACTTCTCTCTGATGCTGGAGCAAAGAGCTGAGGGAACCGCCAGCAAACTAATGCTCCTGCATGAGCAGGAGATGCTAACTCAG GTGACACAGAGGCCAGGGTCACACAAGATGAAGTGCTTTTTCCGCATCACTTTTGTCCCAAAGGATCCTGTGGACCTGCTTAGGAGAGACGCAGTAGCATTTGAGTACCTCTATGTTCAG AGCTGTAACGACGTGGTATTGGAGAGATTTGGGTCAGAGCTGAAATACGACACGGCCCTCCATCTGGCTGCTCTGCAAATGTATATTCTAACCATCAATACCAAGCAGTCCCAGAAAGTGTCCCTCAAGTATATTGA GAAGGAGTGGGGTCTGGCATTGTTCCTGCCTCCTGCTGTGCTCTCTAGCATGAAAGAGAAGAACATCAAAAAAGCTCTCACTCACATCCTCAAAACCAACCAGAACCTGGTGCCGCCTGGTAAAAAG CTGACTGCCTTGCAGGCAAAGGTCCATTATCTGAAGTATCTCAGTGACTTGAGGCTGTACGGAGGACGGGTGTTTAAATCCACACTAATT tctctctctttccctttgcAGCAAGGCGAGAAGCACACAGAGGTGACGCTGCTGGTCGGGCCCAAATACGGCATCAGCCATGTGATTAACACCAAAACAAACCTGGTAGCACTTCTGGCTGATTTCAGTCACGTCAACCGCATTGAGATgtacacagaggatgagaacaGGGTCAGAGTGGAATTACACGTTCTGGACGTAAAG CCCATCACTCTCTTAATGGAGTCCGTTGATGCAATGAATCTGGCCTGTTTGACTGCTGGCTACTATAGATTACTGGTGGACTCCCGGCGCTCCATCTTCAACGTGgccaaaaacacagacagcctGGAAACAA GCCATGCTGCGAGAGTAAAGCAGAACTACCAGGCCATCGAGTGCACATACAGCACACCAAATAAAGGATGTGAAGACAGAAACAACCAGAGGTGCAGCCAAGACTATTCTGATCAGGAGTGTGAATACCTTGACCACGGGAGATATGAGGGCCAGCCGGTCTACGTGACTGAGATCCACCAGGCCCACTCGATGCACATGGCGGAGAGAGTGGAGTGCTGCAGAATCCCTTGCTCTCAAACTTACCTCAACGTCCCGAGAACCAAACCCCAAGACTCTTCCAGGAGTGCAAAGGTCTCCTTCATTTTTGGAGATCCCCCCTTAGACAGTGTAAACCCCCAGAATCTGGGATACCAGCGATTGATGGATGAGGGCCCAGAGAATCTAGACAATCACAGCCCCATGTACAGGCGTCTTGAGGAGGACTATAAGATGATGGATGCCATAGAAGATGGCGACGGGTATCAGTACTCCACCAAAATCTTTGGGCCTACCGAGTGCATCGAGGAGCCGCTGCTGCACGACATCTGCTACGCCGAGACGACAGATGACGCAGAGGATGAGGATGACATCAGCTGCGAGGAGGACATGGTGATGAGTGACATTGACAAGCCTATGCTGCTCTCGCTCTCAGGGTCCAGCGATGACATCATTGACTtgacctccctccctcccccaccGGAGGGGAATGACGAGGAGGACAGTGACGTACTGCTGCACTCTCTTAACCTGGCCATCGCTGCTCCTCCTCCCGGCTTCAGGGACAGCTCAGacgaggaggagcagcagcaagGGGCTGGGGGTCGGGCCCCGGCGGCCCGCAATGATATCCCAGTGTCTGTCATAGATTCAGTGCCCACCCACAGGGCAGAGGGCCATGGAGAGCCGCTGAACGATGCAGTGGTGTCCACCTTACAGGCACTCGAGGCCCTCGCTGCGTCTGAGGAACAGAGTCCAGCACAGTCCGAGAGTAGCACAG GTGTAGAAATATCTCGAGCGTTTAGCCCTGAGTCCTCAGATTCTGGCAACGAGACAAATTCCTCCGAGATGACGGAGAGCTCTGAGCTAGCCACTGCTCAGAGACACTCTGAGAACCACCTGAGGATGCATGTAGCCATGACAGAGGGGTACCACGCCGTAAATGAAGACAAGACAGAGGTCACCGCAACTAGTGATGGCGGTGCGGCAGCTATGCAGTACAATCCCCAGgagcatcaggaggaggaggcaaaATCAGCCGTCGCCTCCTCCCAGATTTTTCACTCAGATGGCGGTGAGATGGAGCCGGAGACGATGGAAATAAAATCGGTGAGTGAATACTTCACCAAGATGCACATAGGCTCAGTAATgagcaggcagagagggaaGCACGGAATCCAAGGAGATACCTGTGAATCCTCCGGTAGATCTCACGTGATGCCTCACGACTCGGCTAAAGAGGAGCCCCCTCACCTTGTTGGGAAGTATAACGCGTTCACTGTGAGAGATTCCTATTACATGAATCAACTCGATCTGGGGCGAACTCACTTGAAAGACAGGCATCAAAAATGGCAGCAGAGAGTGCCTGGAaacaaaatggcagaaaatCTCCCTCCAGAATGTGTGAATGACTCACAGGCTTCCCACGCAGACAGGTTGACCGTCAAGGGAGAGAAACAGGACTCAGATGAAAAAAGCCAACACTTAAATCTGCGCTCGCCATCCAAAGGTTCGGTCTCTGCCGAGGGAGACGCCGCTTCACAAGAtaatcagcagcagcaaattAAGATCCCGCCATCTGAGCAAGACCTCGCACGGTTGTATGAATACCACGTGAGCAAGCGCATGTCGTCGATACAGAGTGAGGGCGTTCATTCTCTCCAAAGCTCACAGTGTTCCTCGATCGACGCCGGTTGTagcacaggcagcagcagctgtgtcacTCCCATGGATTCTCCCCTTTGTGCCACAGACAATATGCATGTACTGTCCGAGTCCTCGCTCAAGGGGCTGAGTTATGTAACGGCCGAGGAGAGAGCTTCTGGGCCCATCGGTCAGGGGAAGGTTGGCCATCCCATGGACCCGACCCTGCTGAGGAAGATCCACGCAGCCACCAGTGCTGAGCCTGGGTTCACCATTACACGGGACAGCAGTCACAGAATGCCCAAGATTAAAGAAACCACAG CTTGCACACAGCTGAAGAAGGTTGGGGAAGAGTCATCTTTAGCTCTCTGTACTgagaccaccaccacaaccatgTCACCGCCATCATTAAGAAGTAGCACAGAGCCCGCCGGGCTAACACAGGTCAGTCCCGAGCCCGACCCTCATGCCCTGGCATTCCCTTCAAGCGCATCTTCATGCGACCCAACATCAGGCAGCCTCAGGAAGCCACGCAGGGTCCCGTTGctcaggaggagctggagcacCATAATGCCAGGTTCCAGGAGCTTAGAAGCACTGATAGATAAGACCAAAGCCACACTTAGTGGGAAGAGTCGCGGTCAGAATTTCCAGTCTCAAGATCCCCCAAAAGTGCAGAGGATATTCTCTGCCAAAACCTTGCCCAAAAGCTTTTCCCAGGGTTCAGTCGCGTCTAGTTCATCCGATAGAAAGCTGCTAAGAGGACCCTCCCTCTTGCTGTCCCCAGCCCCGAAGCTGGATGCAGGTACGTGGAGGTGCCATGGACCGTTCAGTGACTGTTTCCTACGgagaaagacaaacactgatgaaaacagagagattCCCTCGCATCCTCTGTTCTCTGTCAGCTCGGTTTCTTTCAGTCGCAAGGGGAACATGAAAGCTGCCTGTAAGACTGGGCGGAGCAACACGGTGATGAGCGACACGAGCCTTAAAGCAAGGCTAGCTCGTGTAAATTCCATGAAAGGAAAAACCTACAGCCTTCACACAGGCTTTGCACTTGCACGGAAGGATGCCTTAGAGATAGCCAGCGTGTTGCGTTCCGGCGTCTGTCACTCGTGCAGAGGCGAGAGGCAGGAGGTGAACGAGGCCGACATGGACGGATTCTCCCAGCTGCTCTTTATGCAGGCCAAGGTGCTGAGCAGCGCCTGCAGTCAGATGGCCGCGGAGTATGGCAGCCCAGAGGAGTTACTGCTCACTCTGACACACAGCTTCCACACGCTCTGCTGCCTGACGCAGGCCTGCATGTCACTCGTGGAAGGCCTGAGCAGGGAGAGTGAGCGGCGCTCGGTGGTAGCCAAGGTGGATGAGGTCGTCATGAACTACGTGTGTCTGCTGAAAGCTGCTGAGGTGGCTTCGGGACGCTCCCCCAGTGACCAAAGTGTGAATGCATTGACACATCACTCTGCCACCATGTCTGCTATTATAAACACACTAACTCactcactgaaaacactgctcGACAAATAA
- the LOC115587671 gene encoding FERM and PDZ domain-containing protein 4-like isoform X9 translates to MRRDPVLGFGFVAGSEKPVVVRSVTPGGPSEGKLIPGDEIIMINDEPVSSAPRERVIDLVRYDNTLRSCKESILLTVVQPYPSPKSAFISAAKKAKLKTNPVKVRFAEEVIINGQVPETVKDNSLLFMPNVLKVYLENGQTKSFKFDSNTSIKDVILTLQEKLSIKSIEHFSLMLEQRAEGTASKLMLLHEQEMLTQVTQRPGSHKMKCFFRITFVPKDPVDLLRRDAVAFEYLYVQSCNDVVLERFGSELKYDTALHLAALQMYILTINTKQSQKVSLKYIEKEWGLALFLPPAVLSSMKEKNIKKALTHILKTNQNLVPPGKKLTALQAKVHYLKYLSDLRLYGGRVFKSTLISLSFPLQQGEKHTEVTLLVGPKYGISHVINTKTNLVALLADFSHVNRIEMYTEDENRVRVELHVLDVKPITLLMESVDAMNLACLTAGYYRLLVDSRRSIFNVAKNTDSLETSHAARVKQNYQAIECTYSTPNKGCEDRNNQRCSQDYSDQECEYLDHGRYEGQPVYVTEIHQAHSMHMAERVECCRIPCSQTYLNVPRTKPQDSSRSAKVSFIFGDPPLDSVNPQNLGYQRLMDEGPENLDNHSPMYRRLEEDYKMMDAIEDGDGYQYSTKIFGPTECIEEPLLHDICYAETTDDAEDEDDISCEEDMVMSDIDKPMLLSLSGSSDDIIDLTSLPPPPEGNDEEDSDVLLHSLNLAIAAPPPGFRDSSDEEEQQQGAGGRAPAARNDIPVSVIDSVPTHRAEGHGEPLNDAVVSTLQALEALAASEEQSPAQSESSTGVEISRAFSPESSDSGNETNSSEMTESSELATAQRHSENHLRMHVAMTEGYHAVNEDKTEVTATSDGGAAAMQYNPQEHQEEEAKSAVASSQIFHSDGGEMEPETMEIKSVSEYFTKMHIGSVMSRQRGKHGIQGDTCESSGRSHVMPHDSAKEEPPHLVGKYNAFTVRDSYYMNQLDLGRTHLKDRHQKWQQRVPGNKMAENLPPECVNDSQASHADRLTVKGEKQDSDEKSQHLNLRSPSKGSVSAEGDAASQDNQQQQIKIPPSEQDLARLYEYHVSKRMSSIQSEGVHSLQSSQCSSIDAGCSTGSSSCVTPMDSPLCATDNMHVLSESSLKGLSYVTAEERASGPIGQGKVGHPMDPTLLRKIHAATSAEPGFTITRDSSHRMPKIKETTACTQLKKVGEESSLALCTETTTTTMSPPSLRSSTEPAGLTQVSPEPDPHALAFPSSASSCDPTSGSLRKPRRVPLLRRSWSTIMPGSRSLEALIDKTKATLSGKSRGQNFQSQDPPKVQRIFSAKTLPKSFSQGSVASSSSDRKLLRGPSLLLSPAPKLDAGTWRCHGPFSDCFLRRKTNTDENREIPSHPLFSVSSVSFSRKGNMKAACKTGRSNTVMSDTSLKARLARVNSMKGKTYSLHTGFALARKDALEIASVLRSGVCHSCRGERQEVNEADMDGFSQLLFMQAKVLSSACSQMAAEYGSPEELLLTLTHSFHTLCCLTQACMSLVEGLSRESERRSVVAKVDEVVMNYVCLLKAAEVASGRSPSDQSVNALTHHSATMSAIINTLTHSLKTLLDK, encoded by the exons ATGAGACGAGACCCAGTGCTTGGCTTTGGATTTGTGGCTGGCAGTGAGAAACCTGTGGTGGTCCGCTCAGTAACACCAG GGGGCCCATCAGAAGGCAAGCTGATCCCAGGGGACGAGATCATCATGATTAATGATGAGCCAGTCAGTTCAGCACCCAGGGAGAGGGTTATTGACCTTGTCAGGTATGACAACACACTAAG GAGCTGCAAGGAGTCCATATTGTTGACCGTTGTTCAGCCGTACCCA TCACCCAAATCGGCATTCATCAGCGCAGCCAAAAAGGCCAAGTTAAAGACTAACCCTGTTAAAGTGCGCTTCGCTGAGGAGGTCATCATCAATGGCCAGGTCCCC GAAACGGTGAAGGACAACTCTCTTCTTTTTATGCCAAATGTTCTGAAGGTGTACCTGGAGAATGGGCAGACTAAATCATTTAAATTCGACAGCAACACATCCATTAAG GATGTCATCTTGACCCTGCAAGAAAAGCTATCCATTAAGAGCATCGAGCACTTCTCTCTGATGCTGGAGCAAAGAGCTGAGGGAACCGCCAGCAAACTAATGCTCCTGCATGAGCAGGAGATGCTAACTCAG GTGACACAGAGGCCAGGGTCACACAAGATGAAGTGCTTTTTCCGCATCACTTTTGTCCCAAAGGATCCTGTGGACCTGCTTAGGAGAGACGCAGTAGCATTTGAGTACCTCTATGTTCAG AGCTGTAACGACGTGGTATTGGAGAGATTTGGGTCAGAGCTGAAATACGACACGGCCCTCCATCTGGCTGCTCTGCAAATGTATATTCTAACCATCAATACCAAGCAGTCCCAGAAAGTGTCCCTCAAGTATATTGA GAAGGAGTGGGGTCTGGCATTGTTCCTGCCTCCTGCTGTGCTCTCTAGCATGAAAGAGAAGAACATCAAAAAAGCTCTCACTCACATCCTCAAAACCAACCAGAACCTGGTGCCGCCTGGTAAAAAG CTGACTGCCTTGCAGGCAAAGGTCCATTATCTGAAGTATCTCAGTGACTTGAGGCTGTACGGAGGACGGGTGTTTAAATCCACACTAATT tctctctctttccctttgcAGCAAGGCGAGAAGCACACAGAGGTGACGCTGCTGGTCGGGCCCAAATACGGCATCAGCCATGTGATTAACACCAAAACAAACCTGGTAGCACTTCTGGCTGATTTCAGTCACGTCAACCGCATTGAGATgtacacagaggatgagaacaGGGTCAGAGTGGAATTACACGTTCTGGACGTAAAG CCCATCACTCTCTTAATGGAGTCCGTTGATGCAATGAATCTGGCCTGTTTGACTGCTGGCTACTATAGATTACTGGTGGACTCCCGGCGCTCCATCTTCAACGTGgccaaaaacacagacagcctGGAAACAA GCCATGCTGCGAGAGTAAAGCAGAACTACCAGGCCATCGAGTGCACATACAGCACACCAAATAAAGGATGTGAAGACAGAAACAACCAGAGGTGCAGCCAAGACTATTCTGATCAGGAGTGTGAATACCTTGACCACGGGAGATATGAGGGCCAGCCGGTCTACGTGACTGAGATCCACCAGGCCCACTCGATGCACATGGCGGAGAGAGTGGAGTGCTGCAGAATCCCTTGCTCTCAAACTTACCTCAACGTCCCGAGAACCAAACCCCAAGACTCTTCCAGGAGTGCAAAGGTCTCCTTCATTTTTGGAGATCCCCCCTTAGACAGTGTAAACCCCCAGAATCTGGGATACCAGCGATTGATGGATGAGGGCCCAGAGAATCTAGACAATCACAGCCCCATGTACAGGCGTCTTGAGGAGGACTATAAGATGATGGATGCCATAGAAGATGGCGACGGGTATCAGTACTCCACCAAAATCTTTGGGCCTACCGAGTGCATCGAGGAGCCGCTGCTGCACGACATCTGCTACGCCGAGACGACAGATGACGCAGAGGATGAGGATGACATCAGCTGCGAGGAGGACATGGTGATGAGTGACATTGACAAGCCTATGCTGCTCTCGCTCTCAGGGTCCAGCGATGACATCATTGACTtgacctccctccctcccccaccGGAGGGGAATGACGAGGAGGACAGTGACGTACTGCTGCACTCTCTTAACCTGGCCATCGCTGCTCCTCCTCCCGGCTTCAGGGACAGCTCAGacgaggaggagcagcagcaagGGGCTGGGGGTCGGGCCCCGGCGGCCCGCAATGATATCCCAGTGTCTGTCATAGATTCAGTGCCCACCCACAGGGCAGAGGGCCATGGAGAGCCGCTGAACGATGCAGTGGTGTCCACCTTACAGGCACTCGAGGCCCTCGCTGCGTCTGAGGAACAGAGTCCAGCACAGTCCGAGAGTAGCACAG GTGTAGAAATATCTCGAGCGTTTAGCCCTGAGTCCTCAGATTCTGGCAACGAGACAAATTCCTCCGAGATGACGGAGAGCTCTGAGCTAGCCACTGCTCAGAGACACTCTGAGAACCACCTGAGGATGCATGTAGCCATGACAGAGGGGTACCACGCCGTAAATGAAGACAAGACAGAGGTCACCGCAACTAGTGATGGCGGTGCGGCAGCTATGCAGTACAATCCCCAGgagcatcaggaggaggaggcaaaATCAGCCGTCGCCTCCTCCCAGATTTTTCACTCAGATGGCGGTGAGATGGAGCCGGAGACGATGGAAATAAAATCGGTGAGTGAATACTTCACCAAGATGCACATAGGCTCAGTAATgagcaggcagagagggaaGCACGGAATCCAAGGAGATACCTGTGAATCCTCCGGTAGATCTCACGTGATGCCTCACGACTCGGCTAAAGAGGAGCCCCCTCACCTTGTTGGGAAGTATAACGCGTTCACTGTGAGAGATTCCTATTACATGAATCAACTCGATCTGGGGCGAACTCACTTGAAAGACAGGCATCAAAAATGGCAGCAGAGAGTGCCTGGAaacaaaatggcagaaaatCTCCCTCCAGAATGTGTGAATGACTCACAGGCTTCCCACGCAGACAGGTTGACCGTCAAGGGAGAGAAACAGGACTCAGATGAAAAAAGCCAACACTTAAATCTGCGCTCGCCATCCAAAGGTTCGGTCTCTGCCGAGGGAGACGCCGCTTCACAAGAtaatcagcagcagcaaattAAGATCCCGCCATCTGAGCAAGACCTCGCACGGTTGTATGAATACCACGTGAGCAAGCGCATGTCGTCGATACAGAGTGAGGGCGTTCATTCTCTCCAAAGCTCACAGTGTTCCTCGATCGACGCCGGTTGTagcacaggcagcagcagctgtgtcacTCCCATGGATTCTCCCCTTTGTGCCACAGACAATATGCATGTACTGTCCGAGTCCTCGCTCAAGGGGCTGAGTTATGTAACGGCCGAGGAGAGAGCTTCTGGGCCCATCGGTCAGGGGAAGGTTGGCCATCCCATGGACCCGACCCTGCTGAGGAAGATCCACGCAGCCACCAGTGCTGAGCCTGGGTTCACCATTACACGGGACAGCAGTCACAGAATGCCCAAGATTAAAGAAACCACAG CTTGCACACAGCTGAAGAAGGTTGGGGAAGAGTCATCTTTAGCTCTCTGTACTgagaccaccaccacaaccatgTCACCGCCATCATTAAGAAGTAGCACAGAGCCCGCCGGGCTAACACAGGTCAGTCCCGAGCCCGACCCTCATGCCCTGGCATTCCCTTCAAGCGCATCTTCATGCGACCCAACATCAGGCAGCCTCAGGAAGCCACGCAGGGTCCCGTTGctcaggaggagctggagcacCATAATGCCAGGTTCCAGGAGCTTAGAAGCACTGATAGATAAGACCAAAGCCACACTTAGTGGGAAGAGTCGCGGTCAGAATTTCCAGTCTCAAGATCCCCCAAAAGTGCAGAGGATATTCTCTGCCAAAACCTTGCCCAAAAGCTTTTCCCAGGGTTCAGTCGCGTCTAGTTCATCCGATAGAAAGCTGCTAAGAGGACCCTCCCTCTTGCTGTCCCCAGCCCCGAAGCTGGATGCAGGTACGTGGAGGTGCCATGGACCGTTCAGTGACTGTTTCCTACGgagaaagacaaacactgatgaaaacagagagattCCCTCGCATCCTCTGTTCTCTGTCAGCTCGGTTTCTTTCAGTCGCAAGGGGAACATGAAAGCTGCCTGTAAGACTGGGCGGAGCAACACGGTGATGAGCGACACGAGCCTTAAAGCAAGGCTAGCTCGTGTAAATTCCATGAAAGGAAAAACCTACAGCCTTCACACAGGCTTTGCACTTGCACGGAAGGATGCCTTAGAGATAGCCAGCGTGTTGCGTTCCGGCGTCTGTCACTCGTGCAGAGGCGAGAGGCAGGAGGTGAACGAGGCCGACATGGACGGATTCTCCCAGCTGCTCTTTATGCAGGCCAAGGTGCTGAGCAGCGCCTGCAGTCAGATGGCCGCGGAGTATGGCAGCCCAGAGGAGTTACTGCTCACTCTGACACACAGCTTCCACACGCTCTGCTGCCTGACGCAGGCCTGCATGTCACTCGTGGAAGGCCTGAGCAGGGAGAGTGAGCGGCGCTCGGTGGTAGCCAAGGTGGATGAGGTCGTCATGAACTACGTGTGTCTGCTGAAAGCTGCTGAGGTGGCTTCGGGACGCTCCCCCAGTGACCAAAGTGTGAATGCATTGACACATCACTCTGCCACCATGTCTGCTATTATAAACACACTAACTCactcactgaaaacactgctcGACAAATAA